A region of Lepeophtheirus salmonis chromosome 13, UVic_Lsal_1.4, whole genome shotgun sequence DNA encodes the following proteins:
- the LOC121127938 gene encoding circadian clock-controlled protein daywake, with protein sequence MLRPKFNPTHLVFWISTISTFVSASTNFASNLASCTKQQELDACLRKTLEELRRLMPVGIPELGLNSSEPLHIENLHFLRKLEPIVVDSVLSQVVVTGLSEFQTRSISVDAKSQTLSLEIYVPKISIFGNYNIQGKIFVFPISGRGPFKSRLGGVTGSGGAEIVVVENALNRKILSIQNTSIDFDINSIFVNMENLFGGAEQLFAETVNKFLNENSDVILREIKPQIKGKMITIIERVLNDAFSQLPADDLIDNIHSRISS encoded by the exons ATGCTAAGACCCAAATTTAATCCTACTCATCTTGTATTCTGGATCTCCACAATATCAACATTTGTGAGTGCGTCCACGAACTTTGCTTCGAATCTAGCATCATGTACAAAACAGCAGGAGTTAGATGCCTGTCTTCGTAAAACTCTAGAAGAACTGAGACGGCTCATGCCTGTGGGTATACCTGAACTCGGATTGAATTCTTCTGAGCCTCTTCATATCGAAAATCTACACTTTTTGAGGAAGCTGGAGCCCATTGTTGTTGATAGTGTGTTGTCCCAA gttgtTGTTACTGGGCTCTCAGAATTCCAGACTCGCTCCATTTCTGTTGATGCAAAGAGTCAAACTCTCTCATTGGAAATATATGTGcccaaaataagtatttttggtaATTATAACATCCAGGGTAAGATTTTTGTTTTCCCCATAAGTGGAAGAGGTCCATTTAAGTCCAGGCTTGGTGGTGTTACCGGGAGTGGAGGAGCGGAGATTGTCGTTGTGGAAAATGCTCTTAATAGGAAGATTCTCTCTATTCAGAACACAAGTATTGACTTTGATATTAACAGCATTTTTGTGAATATGGAGAACTTGTTCGGAGGAGCAGAGCAATTGTTTGCAGAGACCGTGAATAAGTTCTTGAATGAAAACTCGGATGTGATTCTCCGGGAAATTAAACCTCAAATTAAGGGGAAAATGATCACAATCATCGAACGGGTTTTAAATGATGCTTTTTCACAACTCCCAGCGGATGATTTAATTGATAATATCCACTCTCGAATTTCCAGCTAA